In Metopolophium dirhodum isolate CAU chromosome 7, ASM1992520v1, whole genome shotgun sequence, one genomic interval encodes:
- the LOC132948142 gene encoding uncharacterized protein LOC132948142 → MTFMMKRLTKKLCFYCLLAILLVCLFNVLTSKNGDTEIDLKQYDEIFKTYYTYSNDSDLNGPKVSMDNSNLVRKLREKFLVKPVEENKGRRTRYNLVDMSLIDPSMGQAAEIAKIIDYTKGGFFIECGALDGETRSNTLYFERYYGWVGLLIEADPLNFVKMLKKGRRAYLSPTCLSVNPYPEIVSFLQRSNMGRIANDEVVEDEVISDDYGKKKSPIVNVQCFPFYTYLLALNITVIDYFSLDVEGSELNVLKTIPFDKINIRTLSVEFFHVKEGDDGVRTYLEDKGYIVTGKVTRQDRLANDYIFAKPSALTQNLSFYVT, encoded by the exons ATGACATTCATGATGAAACGCTTGacgaaaaaattgtgtttctATTGTCTACTGGCGATACTCTTGGTTTGCCTGTTTAATGTCTTGACGTCCAAGAACGGTGATACAGAAATCGATTTGAAGCAATATGACG aaatCTTCAAgacttattatacatattctAATG atagtgATTTGAATGGACCAAAAGTATCCATGGATAACTCAAATCTTGTAAGAAAATTGCGAGAGAAATTCCTAGTCAAACCGGTTGAAGAAAATAAAGGCCGTAGAACTCGTTATAATTTAGTCGACATGTCGTTAATAGATCCGTCAATGGGGCAAGCTGCTGAAATAGCCAAGATCATCGATTATACA aaaggaggtttttttatcgaatgcggAGCTTTGGACGGAGAAACAAGATCCAATACATTATACTTTGAACGGTATTATGGATGGGTGGGATTACTTATTGAAGCAGATCCTTtaaattttgtgaaaatgttaaaaaaaggTCGTAGAGCATATTTATCACCTACCTGTCTTAGTGTCAATCCTTATCCTGAAATT gtTTCTTTTCTTCAACGTAGTAATATGGGTCGAATAGCAAATGATGAGGTTGTAGAAGACGAAGTAATATCTGATGATTATGGGAAAAAGAAATCACCTATTGTTAATGTACAATGTTTTCCATTCTATACATATCTCTTAGCATTAAATATAACGGTAATAGATTATTTCAGCTTAGATGTCGAAGGATCAGAAttgaatgtattaaaaactattcCATTTGATAAGATCAATATACGA acTTTATCAGTTGAATTTTTCCATGTAAAGGAAGGTGACGATGGTGTAAGAACGTACTTGGAAGATAAAGGGTATATAGTGACTGGAAAAGTAACTAGGCAGGATCGATTAGCAAATGATTACATATTTGCAAAACCATCAGCGCTAACACAAAATCTATCATTTTATGTaacctaa